Proteins from a single region of Nitrospira sp.:
- the ribD gene encoding bifunctional diaminohydroxyphosphoribosylaminopyrimidine deaminase/5-amino-6-(5-phosphoribosylamino)uracil reductase RibD, whose translation MTLALRLAAKGQGTTSPNPMVGAVVVKQGRIVGQGFHLRPGTPHAEILALQRAGAQARGAVLYVTLEPCCHLKKRTPPCVPEILLAGVSRVVIAMPDPNPAVKGKGVAALRRAGLLVTVGVARTEAEKLNKVYCHWMKTGRPYVTLKAGITLDGQLATASGQSRWITGALSRREVHQLRGRIDAVLVGMGTVLIDNPALTARSGGGLEKLTPRQPLRIVLDSRLRTPLKARVLAHQDKAKTMIATTAAAPAARRSVMQAKGIEVLTLPAIHGRVSLPALLKELGRRGITSLLLEGGGEVNAVMLKGKLVDHVCLYIAPLLLGGQDAKGLIGGESPARMASAIALRHVVTRLVGHDLVVEGDL comes from the coding sequence ATGACCCTGGCCCTTCGCCTAGCAGCGAAGGGCCAGGGAACGACGAGCCCGAATCCAATGGTCGGCGCCGTCGTTGTCAAACAGGGCCGGATCGTCGGACAGGGTTTTCATCTCCGACCCGGAACTCCTCACGCAGAAATACTCGCCTTACAGCGAGCCGGAGCACAGGCACGAGGCGCCGTACTCTACGTGACACTTGAGCCCTGTTGCCATCTCAAGAAACGAACTCCTCCCTGCGTTCCAGAAATCCTTCTCGCTGGTGTCAGCCGTGTCGTCATTGCGATGCCGGATCCGAACCCAGCCGTGAAGGGAAAAGGCGTTGCTGCGCTTCGCCGAGCCGGACTCTTAGTCACGGTCGGAGTAGCCAGAACCGAAGCAGAAAAGCTGAACAAGGTTTATTGCCATTGGATGAAGACCGGCCGCCCATACGTGACACTCAAGGCCGGCATCACGCTCGACGGACAGTTAGCGACCGCTTCTGGCCAATCTCGATGGATTACCGGAGCGTTGTCCAGGAGAGAAGTTCATCAGCTCCGCGGGAGGATAGACGCGGTACTCGTGGGGATGGGAACGGTCTTGATCGATAATCCTGCGTTAACGGCGAGGTCAGGGGGAGGGCTCGAGAAGCTGACTCCACGGCAGCCGCTTCGCATTGTTCTCGATAGCCGATTGCGTACTCCGCTCAAGGCACGGGTCCTGGCTCATCAGGACAAGGCCAAAACCATGATTGCCACCACTGCTGCGGCTCCAGCGGCTCGACGATCGGTGATGCAAGCGAAAGGTATCGAGGTGCTGACATTGCCGGCGATTCACGGCCGGGTCTCATTGCCTGCGTTGCTGAAGGAGCTCGGTCGGCGCGGGATCACGTCTCTCTTGCTGGAGGGGGGAGGTGAGGTGAATGCGGTGATGCTGAAGGGGAAGTTGGTCGATCACGTTTGTCTCTATATAGCACCACTGCTGCTCGGCGGCCAGGACGCGAAAGGGTTGATCGGGGGGGAGAGTCCGGCACGGATGGCAAGTGCGATTGCATTGCGGCATGTGGTGACCAGGTTGGTTGGTCATGATTTGGTGGTAGAAGGAGATCTGTGA
- a CDS encoding pyruvate, phosphate dikinase, translated as MAKKYVYYFGDGKAEGTSNMKELLGGKGAGLAEMTNLRISVPPGFTITTEACIEYYKQGKKYPPGMWDTALAALKRVERSMGMKFGDPEKPLLVSVRSGARASMPGMMDTVLNVGLTLKTVEGLAAKTRNERFAQDSYRRFVTMFGSIVMGVPREHFEAILNHKKEEMGVTHETQLDARALRDLVGRFKSLVKEETGKDFPDDPNEQLKMAINAVFSSWNGARAITYRRLNGIPDHWGTAVNVVAMVFGNMGDTSGTGVAFTRDPNTGEHTFFGECLMNAQGEDVVAGIRTPLPVTALATNVPAAYKELEHTYKKLEKHYRDMLDLEFTIQEGKLYMLQTRVGKRTGISAVRIAVEMVKEGLITKREAVQRVGPDQLAQYLYPIFDSKVESSSTPLGKGLPAGPGAAAGKIALTPDRAVEMKAAGQRVVLVRDETSPDDIHGMNAATGFLTARGGMTSHAAVVARQMGKVCVAGCEAVQVIDAQSVRIGSKVFHEGDYLSVNGSTGNVYDGDVPVVESEIIQVVQGKLDAKKSEKYQLFATLLAWADAERRLRVRANADVPDQAKIARGFGAEGIGLCRTEHMFFAEDRISIMQKMILARTKEEREKFLDQLLPLQKQDFIGLYREMEGFPVTIRLLDPPLHEFLPKREELMVEIAQLELTANDGPKLEEKRRLLTRVEELHEFNPMLGLRGCRLGITMPEITRMQARAIMEAACELAKEGKKIVPEIMIPLVGMVSEMKSQKDLVKEVAQETMKRYGVKLNYLVGTMIELPRAAVTADRIAQEAEFFSFGTNDLTQTTFGFSRDDAAKFIDFYRTEKIMDSDPFAVLDREGVGSLMEQAIAGGRKTRENIKLGICGEHGGDPSSVEFCHQLGLDYVSCSPFRVAIARLAAAQAAIAQASAKPATSKKTAAARVKTVKSPKMPTSLSKRARPSPKTSVGSRKKR; from the coding sequence GTGGCAAAGAAATACGTCTACTACTTCGGAGACGGAAAAGCCGAGGGTACCTCCAATATGAAGGAGTTGCTCGGCGGAAAAGGTGCGGGATTGGCCGAGATGACGAATCTCCGTATCTCCGTCCCACCTGGTTTTACTATCACCACAGAAGCTTGCATCGAATACTACAAGCAGGGGAAGAAATATCCGCCGGGGATGTGGGACACGGCACTGGCCGCGCTGAAACGTGTCGAGCGGTCCATGGGGATGAAGTTCGGCGATCCCGAGAAGCCCCTGCTGGTGTCGGTGCGATCCGGTGCGCGTGCTTCGATGCCCGGCATGATGGATACGGTACTCAACGTAGGGCTCACGCTGAAGACGGTCGAGGGGCTGGCTGCGAAGACAAGGAACGAACGGTTTGCTCAGGATAGTTACCGTCGCTTCGTCACGATGTTCGGCAGCATCGTCATGGGGGTTCCTCGCGAACATTTCGAAGCGATCCTGAACCATAAGAAAGAGGAAATGGGCGTCACGCACGAGACGCAATTGGACGCGCGGGCGTTGCGAGACCTCGTCGGACGATTCAAGTCGTTGGTCAAGGAGGAAACCGGGAAAGATTTTCCGGACGATCCGAATGAGCAATTGAAAATGGCGATCAACGCGGTATTCTCATCGTGGAACGGCGCACGGGCGATTACCTATCGGCGGTTGAACGGGATCCCCGACCATTGGGGGACTGCGGTCAATGTCGTCGCGATGGTGTTCGGCAACATGGGGGACACGAGCGGAACCGGTGTGGCCTTCACTCGCGACCCGAATACCGGTGAACATACATTCTTCGGCGAATGTCTGATGAACGCCCAGGGCGAAGATGTGGTCGCCGGCATCAGAACGCCGCTGCCGGTCACCGCGCTGGCCACGAATGTCCCGGCTGCCTATAAGGAACTCGAACACACCTATAAGAAGCTCGAAAAACATTACCGAGATATGCTCGACCTGGAATTTACCATCCAGGAGGGCAAGCTCTACATGCTCCAAACGCGCGTCGGGAAGCGTACCGGCATCTCAGCCGTTCGGATCGCGGTCGAGATGGTGAAAGAAGGACTGATCACGAAGCGAGAAGCCGTGCAGCGTGTGGGTCCCGATCAATTAGCCCAATATCTCTACCCGATTTTCGACTCAAAGGTCGAATCCAGTTCGACGCCATTGGGGAAAGGGCTGCCGGCCGGGCCAGGCGCGGCAGCGGGGAAGATCGCGCTGACGCCGGATCGTGCGGTGGAAATGAAAGCGGCCGGTCAGCGCGTGGTGTTGGTTCGCGACGAAACCAGCCCGGACGATATTCACGGCATGAACGCGGCAACCGGGTTCTTGACGGCACGTGGCGGGATGACCTCGCACGCCGCCGTGGTGGCACGGCAGATGGGGAAGGTCTGCGTGGCCGGTTGCGAGGCGGTCCAGGTGATCGATGCCCAATCAGTGAGGATCGGTTCGAAAGTGTTTCACGAGGGAGATTATCTTTCCGTCAACGGATCAACCGGGAATGTGTATGACGGTGATGTGCCGGTGGTGGAGTCGGAAATCATTCAAGTGGTGCAAGGGAAACTGGATGCCAAGAAGTCCGAGAAGTACCAGCTGTTTGCCACGTTGCTCGCATGGGCCGATGCCGAACGTCGGTTGCGCGTCCGGGCGAATGCCGATGTGCCGGATCAGGCGAAGATTGCGCGGGGGTTCGGGGCTGAAGGCATCGGATTGTGCCGGACCGAACATATGTTCTTCGCCGAAGATCGTATCTCGATCATGCAGAAGATGATCTTGGCACGGACGAAGGAAGAGCGTGAGAAATTCCTCGATCAGCTGCTGCCGCTGCAGAAACAAGATTTCATCGGTCTCTATCGGGAAATGGAAGGCTTTCCGGTCACGATCCGTTTACTTGATCCGCCGCTCCACGAGTTCTTGCCCAAGCGGGAAGAATTGATGGTGGAGATCGCGCAGCTGGAATTGACGGCGAACGACGGGCCGAAACTCGAGGAGAAACGCCGCTTGCTGACTCGTGTCGAAGAACTCCATGAGTTCAATCCGATGCTCGGGCTTCGGGGCTGTCGGCTCGGGATTACGATGCCGGAGATCACACGCATGCAGGCCCGGGCGATTATGGAGGCGGCCTGTGAGTTGGCGAAGGAAGGGAAGAAGATCGTGCCGGAGATCATGATCCCGCTCGTCGGTATGGTTTCCGAAATGAAATCGCAAAAAGACTTGGTAAAAGAAGTGGCCCAAGAGACGATGAAACGCTACGGCGTGAAGTTGAATTACCTGGTCGGGACGATGATTGAGTTGCCGCGTGCGGCGGTAACGGCTGATCGGATCGCGCAGGAGGCGGAGTTCTTCTCCTTCGGGACGAACGACTTGACGCAGACGACATTCGGTTTCTCGCGCGATGATGCGGCCAAGTTCATCGACTTCTATAGGACCGAAAAGATCATGGACTCGGATCCTTTCGCGGTGCTTGATCGAGAAGGTGTCGGGTCACTGATGGAGCAAGCGATTGCGGGCGGGCGCAAGACGCGAGAGAATATTAAGCTGGGGATTTGCGGTGAACATGGCGGCGATCCCAGTTCCGTCGAGTTCTGTCATCAATTGGGGTTGGATTATGTCAGCTGTTCCCCATTCCGCGTGGCAATTGCGCGGTTGGCGGCGGCACAGGCAGCGATCGCCCAAGCATCTGCCAAGCCAGCCACATCCAAGAAAACTGCGGCTGCGCGTGTCAAGACGGTGAAGTCCCCCAAGATGCCAACATCGCTGTCAAAGCGAGCGAGGCCGTCGCCCAAGACATCAGTAGGTAGCCGCAAGAAACGGTGA